Proteins from a single region of Candidatus Fusobacterium pullicola:
- the yqeC gene encoding putative selenium-dependent hydroxylase accessory protein YqeC, protein MLLKEFDIKKGDIITITGAGGKTSLMFSLARELASLGRVLVTTTTKIYVPHPDNFEELITSDSKIKGNNKNIIIYGERIENSKLYSLSYEKIFDLKEKFDYILIEGDGAKELKIKAWNDTEPCIPSFSNKVIGVVNLDILNLKLNESNIHRFEIFKEKFKNFINMIVDKEFLVDYIFKGDFFKNSSSNNKYIFFNGIDGDNYLNRFSTALEVCNLLYKKNLSYKLILGSIKEGTFFKYSPTDAIVMASGYSRRMGENKLKLPYQDTTLLDYTFEKLSYIPFYNIYVCGREEWVENLSKKYNYQYLENKLAHLGQSESIKLGISNATGEGIAFFTGDQPLLTRDTLLKIYFNFLKYKYITIPRAEGERFSPVFFPKEKKRELLNLSGDVGGKKVIKNSPLISFVEFPNKFEFLDIDTPEEYNLIKSLHK, encoded by the coding sequence ATGTTACTAAAAGAATTTGATATAAAAAAAGGGGACATTATAACTATTACAGGGGCTGGTGGGAAAACCTCTTTAATGTTTTCTTTAGCTAGAGAACTTGCCTCTCTAGGTAGAGTTCTTGTTACTACAACTACTAAAATTTATGTTCCACATCCTGATAATTTTGAAGAATTAATAACATCAGATAGTAAAATTAAGGGAAATAATAAAAATATTATTATCTATGGAGAAAGAATAGAAAATAGTAAATTATACTCTCTTTCCTATGAAAAAATATTTGATTTAAAGGAAAAATTTGACTATATTTTAATTGAAGGAGATGGAGCTAAAGAACTAAAGATAAAAGCTTGGAATGATACAGAACCTTGTATTCCATCTTTTTCTAATAAGGTAATTGGAGTAGTTAATTTAGATATCTTGAATTTAAAATTAAACGAATCCAATATTCATCGATTTGAAATTTTTAAAGAAAAATTTAAAAATTTTATCAATATGATTGTAGATAAAGAATTTTTAGTTGATTATATTTTTAAGGGAGATTTTTTCAAAAATTCATCTTCTAATAATAAATATATCTTCTTTAATGGAATTGATGGAGATAATTATCTAAATAGATTTTCAACTGCTTTAGAAGTTTGTAACCTTTTATACAAAAAAAATCTATCCTATAAGCTAATATTAGGTTCAATAAAAGAAGGTACATTTTTTAAATATTCTCCTACAGATGCTATTGTAATGGCATCTGGATATTCACGTAGAATGGGAGAAAATAAATTAAAACTACCATATCAAGATACCACCTTACTGGATTATACTTTTGAAAAACTCTCATATATTCCATTCTATAATATATATGTTTGTGGGAGAGAGGAGTGGGTAGAAAATTTATCTAAAAAATATAACTATCAATATTTAGAAAATAAATTAGCTCACCTGGGACAGAGTGAGAGTATAAAATTAGGAATTAGTAATGCTACTGGAGAAGGGATTGCTTTTTTCACTGGAGATCAGCCACTTTTAACTAGAGATACTCTTTTAAAAATATACTTCAACTTTCTAAAATATAAATATATCACTATTCCTAGAGCTGAAGGGGAAAGATTCTCCCCAGTATTTTTTCCAAAAGAAAAAAAAAGAGAGTTACTAAACCTCTCTGGTGATGTAGGAGGAAAAAAGGTTATTAAAAATTCACCTCTTATCTCCTTTGTAGAGTTTCCTAATAAATTTGAATTTTTAGATATAGATACTCCTGAAGAGTATAACCTTATCAAATCCTTACATAAATAA
- a CDS encoding MetQ/NlpA family ABC transporter substrate-binding protein has protein sequence MKKLIILFLLALSGLTFGKTLKLGTSSYPGVEMFNLIKEDLASQGVELEIVEMNDYVTPNLALADGAIDVNSFQHIQYLNQFCKDKGLNLVSAGETYVVALGLYSNKYKSIDEIPAKSTIAIPNDPTNAGRALIMLHNAGLIKLEDPTNLLATEFDIVENPKKLKFKLIEAPQLPRVLPDVTAAIINGGYALEAGFIPTKDAILLEDASKSPYVNIFAVRAEDENREDIKILIKTFQSDKIKNYILETFKGGYIPAWK, from the coding sequence ATGAAAAAACTAATAATATTATTTTTACTAGCTCTATCTGGGCTTACATTTGGAAAAACTCTTAAACTAGGAACAAGCTCTTATCCTGGAGTTGAAATGTTCAATCTTATAAAAGAGGATTTAGCATCTCAAGGAGTTGAACTAGAAATAGTAGAAATGAATGACTATGTAACTCCTAATCTAGCTTTAGCTGATGGTGCTATAGATGTAAATTCATTTCAACATATTCAATATTTAAATCAATTCTGTAAAGATAAAGGGTTAAATTTAGTATCTGCTGGTGAAACTTATGTTGTAGCTCTTGGATTATATTCTAATAAATACAAATCTATTGATGAGATCCCAGCAAAGTCTACAATAGCTATTCCTAATGATCCTACCAATGCTGGAAGAGCTCTTATTATGTTACACAATGCTGGACTAATTAAATTAGAAGATCCTACTAATCTTTTAGCAACAGAGTTTGATATTGTAGAAAATCCTAAAAAATTAAAGTTTAAGCTAATAGAAGCTCCTCAACTTCCAAGAGTTTTACCTGATGTTACTGCTGCTATCATCAATGGAGGTTATGCTCTAGAAGCTGGTTTTATTCCTACAAAGGATGCTATTTTATTAGAAGATGCTTCTAAATCTCCATATGTTAATATTTTTGCTGTAAGAGCTGAAGATGAGAATAGAGAGGATATCAAAATTCTTATTAAAACTTTCCAAAGTGATAAGATAAAAAATTATATTCTTGAAACATTTAAAGGTGGATATATCCCTGCTTGGAAATAA
- a CDS encoding MetQ/NlpA family ABC transporter substrate-binding protein, whose amino-acid sequence MKLSLKTLLLAGLLALGANSLAGELKVGATPVPHAELLNLVKDDLKAQGVDLKVIEFTDYVTPNLSLADGEIDANYFQHYPYLEKFASERNLKLVSAAKIHVEPLGVFSKKYKSLEDIPAKSTIAIPNDPSNGGRALILLHNKGLIKLADPNNLYATEFDIVENPKKLRFKPIEAPQLPRVLPDVAAAVINGNYALEAGFSPVKDALVLEGEESPYANILAVRAGDENKEDIVKLIKALQSEKVKQYILANYNGGVVAAF is encoded by the coding sequence ATGAAACTATCATTAAAAACACTTTTATTAGCAGGACTATTAGCTTTAGGAGCTAACTCTTTAGCTGGAGAATTAAAAGTTGGAGCTACTCCAGTTCCACATGCTGAACTTTTAAACTTAGTTAAAGATGATTTAAAAGCTCAAGGTGTAGATTTAAAGGTTATTGAGTTTACTGATTATGTAACTCCAAATCTTTCATTAGCTGATGGAGAGATTGATGCTAACTATTTCCAACACTATCCTTATTTAGAAAAATTTGCAAGTGAAAGAAATTTAAAACTTGTTTCTGCTGCAAAAATCCATGTGGAACCGTTAGGAGTTTTTTCTAAAAAATATAAGAGTTTAGAGGATATTCCTGCAAAATCTACAATAGCTATTCCTAATGATCCATCTAATGGAGGAAGAGCTCTTATATTACTACACAACAAAGGACTTATTAAATTAGCTGATCCTAATAACTTATATGCTACAGAGTTTGATATTGTAGAAAATCCTAAGAAATTAAGATTTAAACCTATTGAAGCTCCTCAACTTCCAAGAGTTTTACCTGATGTTGCTGCCGCTGTAATAAATGGAAACTACGCCTTAGAAGCTGGATTTTCTCCAGTAAAAGATGCCTTAGTTTTAGAGGGTGAAGAATCACCATATGCTAATATATTAGCTGTAAGAGCTGGGGATGAAAATAAAGAGGATATAGTAAAACTTATCAAAGCTCTTCAAAGTGAAAAAGTAAAACAATATATTTTAGCTAACTACAATGGTGGAGTAGTTGCTGCATTCTAA
- a CDS encoding ABC transporter permease, whose translation MVFNMIWTSTLETLYMVFFSTLFSLVIGFPIGILLTVTKEGNILERPKLNKILDFVINTLRSFPFIILMILLFPLSRIIVGTTIGSTAAIVPLSISAAPFVARMIEGALNEVDKGLIEASSSMGADNWTIIFKVMIPETMPHIIHGITVTVVSLIGFSAMAGTIGAGGLGDLAIRFGYQRFKTDIMIYAVLVIIVVVQLLQSLGNYLVYRAKKNR comes from the coding sequence ATGGTATTTAATATGATATGGACATCTACACTTGAAACATTATATATGGTTTTTTTCTCAACACTTTTTTCATTGGTAATAGGTTTTCCAATAGGAATACTTCTTACAGTCACTAAAGAGGGAAATATATTAGAAAGACCAAAACTAAATAAAATATTAGATTTTGTTATTAATACTTTAAGATCTTTTCCTTTTATTATCCTAATGATTCTATTATTTCCACTTTCTAGAATAATAGTTGGAACAACAATCGGAAGTACTGCAGCAATAGTTCCACTTTCTATATCTGCTGCTCCATTTGTTGCAAGAATGATAGAGGGAGCTTTAAATGAAGTTGATAAGGGACTTATTGAAGCTAGCTCTAGTATGGGAGCTGATAACTGGACTATAATTTTTAAAGTTATGATTCCTGAAACTATGCCTCATATAATTCATGGAATTACAGTTACAGTAGTAAGTCTTATTGGATTTTCAGCTATGGCTGGTACAATAGGAGCTGGTGGACTAGGAGATCTAGCTATCAGATTTGGATATCAAAGATTTAAGACAGATATTATGATCTATGCTGTATTAGTTATTATAGTAGTAGTTCAACTTCTACAATCACTAGGAAACTACCTAGTTTACAGAGCAAAGAAAAACAGATAA
- a CDS encoding methionine ABC transporter ATP-binding protein: MIEIQNINKVYPNGYHAVKDVSLTIKTGDIFGVIGLSGAGKSSLIRLLNRLEEPTSGKIIVDGVDITALSKKDLLERRKKIGMIFQHFNLLASRTVGENVAFSLEIAGWKKADIEKRVKELLAVVELSDKENYYPSQLSGGQKQRVAIARALANNPDILLSDEATSALDPKTTKAILELIKNIQKQFGLTVVMITHQMEVIRDICNRVAVMADGKIVETGSVHHIFSNPQSEVTKELISYLPGVEQKEIEIMKTKGKSIVKLEFLGTIADDPIISQAARTFNIDFSIIGGSIDNLATMKVGHLFIELSGDMEQQKEAINWFKNEAGVLTEVIYNGI; the protein is encoded by the coding sequence ATGATAGAGATACAAAATATAAATAAGGTATATCCTAATGGTTATCACGCTGTTAAAGATGTATCATTGACAATAAAAACTGGAGATATATTTGGGGTAATTGGACTGAGTGGAGCTGGTAAATCATCACTTATAAGACTTTTGAATAGACTTGAGGAGCCTACTAGCGGTAAAATTATTGTAGATGGTGTAGATATTACAGCTCTTTCAAAAAAAGACTTGTTAGAAAGAAGAAAGAAAATAGGAATGATTTTCCAACACTTTAACTTACTAGCTTCTAGAACAGTTGGAGAGAATGTAGCTTTCTCTTTAGAGATAGCTGGTTGGAAAAAAGCTGACATAGAAAAAAGAGTTAAAGAGTTATTGGCAGTAGTAGAACTATCTGATAAGGAAAACTACTATCCTTCTCAACTATCTGGTGGACAAAAGCAAAGGGTAGCCATTGCTAGAGCTTTAGCTAATAATCCAGACATTCTACTTTCTGACGAAGCTACTTCTGCTCTAGATCCTAAAACTACTAAAGCTATTCTAGAGTTAATAAAAAATATTCAAAAACAATTTGGACTTACTGTAGTTATGATAACTCATCAAATGGAAGTAATTAGAGACATTTGTAATAGAGTAGCTGTTATGGCTGATGGAAAAATAGTAGAGACTGGCAGTGTACACCACATCTTCTCTAATCCTCAATCAGAAGTAACAAAGGAATTAATTTCTTATCTACCTGGAGTAGAACAAAAAGAGATTGAGATTATGAAGACAAAAGGAAAGTCAATAGTTAAACTTGAGTTTTTAGGAACAATAGCTGATGATCCTATCATATCTCAAGCTGCTAGAACTTTCAATATAGACTTTAGTATTATTGGTGGTTCAATTGATAATCTTGCTACTATGAAAGTTGGACATCTATTCATAGAGCTATCTGGAGATATGGAGCAACAAAAAGAGGCTATCAATTGGTTTAAAAATGAAGCAGGAGTACTTACAGAGGTGATATACAATGGTATTTAA
- a CDS encoding flavodoxin family protein: MKILGISAGTKNGNNDAMCKEALMEAKKLGAEVEFIRLLDLNIKHCTGCIACVKALMTGKGNICSLKDDFEWLKGKMLDADGIIFTVPIFEKGAAGIFRTVVDRFGPRMDRGNNIVAKKIAEENGGIAPDEKNLKNKVISYIGIGGSDWTTRVQCDCEMLSLTPMWKTIDNEVFPWSKGIILEDDKIKRVQEIGRNLTLAARDIENATFKGDLGICPHCHSRNFYIKNDGSAICCLCGIEGSFEIAEGKLKFIFPEEQLEHAHNTLSGKFIHMNDIKTNEGKLIEAKKTEEYKTRLQKYKDFITPSIPKK; this comes from the coding sequence ATGAAAATATTAGGAATATCAGCAGGAACAAAAAATGGAAATAACGATGCAATGTGTAAAGAAGCTCTTATGGAGGCTAAAAAACTAGGAGCAGAAGTAGAATTTATAAGACTTTTAGACTTAAATATAAAACACTGTACGGGATGTATAGCTTGTGTAAAAGCCCTTATGACAGGAAAAGGAAATATTTGCTCTTTGAAAGATGATTTCGAATGGTTAAAAGGAAAAATGTTAGATGCAGATGGAATTATCTTTACTGTTCCTATCTTCGAAAAAGGAGCAGCTGGTATATTTAGAACAGTAGTAGATCGTTTCGGACCTAGAATGGATAGAGGTAATAATATTGTGGCCAAAAAGATAGCTGAAGAAAACGGTGGAATTGCTCCTGATGAAAAAAATTTAAAAAACAAAGTTATCTCTTATATTGGTATTGGAGGATCTGATTGGACTACTAGGGTTCAATGTGATTGTGAAATGCTTTCATTAACTCCTATGTGGAAAACAATAGATAACGAAGTTTTCCCTTGGTCTAAAGGTATTATATTAGAAGATGATAAAATCAAAAGAGTTCAAGAAATTGGAAGAAATTTAACTTTAGCAGCAAGAGATATCGAAAATGCAACTTTCAAAGGTGATTTAGGAATATGTCCACATTGCCACAGTAGAAACTTTTATATCAAAAATGATGGAAGTGCTATCTGCTGTCTTTGTGGAATAGAAGGAAGTTTTGAGATTGCTGAAGGAAAATTAAAATTTATCTTTCCCGAAGAACAACTAGAACATGCACATAATACTCTTTCTGGTAAATTCATTCACATGAATGATATTAAAACAAATGAAGGAAAATTGATAGAAGCTAAAAAAACCGAAGAATATAAAACTCGTTTACAAAAATATAAAGATTTTATTACTCCATCTATCCCCAAAAAATAA